The following proteins come from a genomic window of Thermocrinis jamiesonii:
- a CDS encoding gamma-glutamylcyclotransferase family protein: MAYVFVYGTLRNGEVRHGVLQNCEFVGLAYAEGYDLYLISNFPGMVPGSGRVVGEVYRVSEEKFQRLDQIEGAPYLYRRELIKVKLANGEELEAYTYIYNHSVDGLEKIPSGDWKKFWR, translated from the coding sequence ATGGCTTATGTTTTTGTCTATGGGACCCTTCGCAATGGTGAGGTAAGACACGGGGTTTTACAAAACTGCGAATTTGTGGGACTGGCTTATGCAGAAGGTTACGATCTATACTTGATATCCAACTTTCCTGGTATGGTGCCCGGCTCTGGCAGAGTTGTGGGAGAGGTTTATCGGGTTTCGGAAGAGAAATTCCAAAGGTTAGACCAAATAGAAGGCGCGCCATACCTATACAGGAGGGAGCTTATAAAGGTCAAACTGGCTAATGGAGAAGAGTTAGAAGCTTACACCTACATATACAATCATTCGGTTGATGGGCTTGAAAAAATCCCGTCGGGTGATTGGAAAAAATTTTGGAGGTAA
- a CDS encoding gamma-glutamylcyclotransferase family protein: MVLYFAYGSNMNLRQMSTRCGNSWKRVGVGYVEGYRLVFDGNSSRWGGGVANLVQDSTSRVWGVLFELESFECLDPYEGYPGVYDRKEVSVVVPQLGQELKAVAYIRPEPDEIKKPSESYLNTIIEGARENGLPEDWIKFLESHRQMSDYEKENCFIRK, encoded by the coding sequence ATGGTTCTATACTTTGCCTACGGTTCAAACATGAATTTGAGACAGATGAGTACAAGATGTGGGAACAGTTGGAAGAGGGTGGGAGTAGGCTATGTGGAAGGTTACAGATTGGTGTTTGATGGAAACTCAAGCAGATGGGGCGGAGGAGTAGCAAACTTAGTGCAGGATTCCACAAGCAGAGTTTGGGGAGTGCTGTTTGAGTTGGAAAGCTTTGAGTGTTTGGACCCATACGAAGGATATCCAGGTGTTTATGACAGAAAAGAAGTGTCCGTAGTTGTGCCACAGCTTGGACAAGAATTAAAGGCTGTAGCTTATATAAGACCAGAGCCAGATGAAATAAAAAAGCCCTCAGAAAGCTACTTGAACACTATCATTGAAGGAGCAAGGGAGAACGGTTTGCCCGAGGATTGGATAAAATTCCTTGAAAGCCATAGGCAAATGTCAGATTATGAGAAAGAGAACTGTTTTATAAGAAAATAA
- the cas7i gene encoding type I-B CRISPR-associated protein Cas7/Cst2/DevR: MEMKEMKGILTLTIITQRATSLNYGENIGNVSILKKLSLGDNSQITYVSDKALKYEMRKKGKEEKGWKLLDEKVKEVIENKRDKGKLDVDSFGKELIKNYEEFDLFGGLLTNLKGADGKKLELSYGDSVKRTAPVKVTYAYSISKFQGDMDFMNNIDAYNRYIKHIEQKDAQVITQSEQHSAHYYYTIAIDLDRIGVWEGEDQSEDVVSSEEKANRVKALLDIVRTLSRQIKGRWENLSPIFVIGGIYKIKNPFFMGCIGAKETEDGKLILDTSRLIDCMNLIPEGERENTLCGILSGYFANEQEIRENLQCKSVGEVFEELKKRVEEVYAVSKA; the protein is encoded by the coding sequence ATGGAAATGAAAGAAATGAAAGGAATACTAACGCTAACCATCATAACCCAAAGAGCGACAAGCCTAAACTACGGGGAAAACATAGGGAATGTGTCTATCCTCAAAAAGCTTTCTTTGGGAGATAACTCTCAAATAACTTACGTGTCTGATAAGGCGCTCAAGTATGAAATGAGGAAAAAAGGTAAAGAAGAAAAAGGTTGGAAATTGTTAGACGAGAAGGTAAAAGAGGTAATAGAGAATAAAAGGGATAAAGGCAAACTTGATGTGGATAGTTTCGGGAAGGAATTAATAAAGAATTACGAAGAATTTGACCTATTCGGTGGGCTTTTGACGAATCTTAAAGGGGCAGATGGTAAAAAATTAGAGCTGTCTTATGGAGACAGCGTAAAAAGAACTGCACCCGTAAAGGTCACCTATGCCTATTCCATCTCTAAGTTCCAAGGAGACATGGACTTTATGAACAACATAGATGCATACAACAGATATATAAAGCACATAGAACAAAAAGACGCCCAGGTTATAACTCAATCCGAACAGCACAGCGCTCATTACTACTACACAATAGCAATAGATTTGGATAGAATAGGAGTGTGGGAAGGAGAAGACCAATCGGAGGATGTTGTCTCATCTGAAGAAAAGGCAAATAGAGTAAAGGCTCTTTTGGACATAGTAAGAACTCTCTCAAGGCAGATAAAGGGACGGTGGGAAAATCTGTCTCCCATCTTTGTAATAGGTGGCATTTACAAGATAAAAAATCCGTTCTTTATGGGATGCATAGGTGCAAAGGAAACTGAAGACGGAAAGCTAATTTTGGATACCAGCAGACTTATTGACTGTATGAACTTGATCCCTGAGGGGGAAAGGGAAAATACCCTTTGTGGGATACTTTCGGGATACTTCGCCAACGAGCAAGAAATAAGAGAAAATCTCCAATGCAAAAGCGTAGGAGAGGTCTTTGAGGAGCTAAAGAAGAGGGTGGAGGAAGTTTATGCAGTGTCTAAGGCTTAA
- the cas5b gene encoding type I-B CRISPR-associated protein Cas5b: MQCLRLKLYTPTGIFKNPLSIKGIEVYPLPPYSTIIGLIYKAMGRRWEGESFQISLHGDYEAIYRDYVWFRKYNFKDKVLEKLPLQVPILHNLRLLIHIKAEEKLLEEMEKAIKEPKELLFLSGGEYPVKVEEVKIVQCEEKEIPEEDAIKLKHNAYVPKKILEKASVDKKGVLFSLSYFYKNSQKPKTYSWIDVYYFQKGTQIYGSLIFDEDGYPVFLTESVGEELKRPEGEEYVKFYAGNWLMASACVGVLKVLEVQGQNVENLVEEKTLRIPKDLWKKLPEIYADYLLKDKEVINKKLKEAYEEYKNKKQKQNNKNMFDPYKILISPKLRDFHSNSPFTNPSVKHISIKDEDIEGFIKDINQVSEKVKEAFLKDCEKLKKKTIETSQTCFFCHERQAKNFVDATSFTPLFASPDTVRNFIWDPIPICKECEFLLYFTSVGFYKSNGKYLFVYIPDDLLETYRLNQILSTQEEIEQEKLGRAWSVIKHVLELEKQKSSWILENIYFVEIEKVGDATANIYSFHISPNLAEAISQLIDKYPKNLQHIFSDFLFYIYTGKSLYEFLFLLLSGFIKKKSYKNLKVETIESRIVQAGKNLKYLSSNLLFFINFQEVLNMNEQKDYTNWAFRAGKELKALYKKDPSTQKKLEPLTYRLLEAIRRKDKDYFIQNLIRAYLEVEKEIPYLFKEALNDKNFNMIAYAFLIGLNSEEERGKEDETNKGETSESA, from the coding sequence ATGCAGTGTCTAAGGCTTAAACTTTACACTCCCACGGGGATTTTTAAAAATCCGCTTTCCATAAAAGGTATAGAGGTCTATCCTCTTCCTCCCTACTCCACCATAATAGGTCTGATTTACAAGGCAATGGGAAGGAGGTGGGAAGGAGAGTCCTTCCAAATCTCCCTTCACGGAGACTACGAGGCAATATATAGGGATTATGTGTGGTTTAGGAAGTATAACTTTAAAGATAAAGTTTTGGAGAAGCTTCCTCTACAAGTTCCAATTTTGCACAACCTAAGATTGCTAATACACATAAAAGCTGAAGAAAAGCTTTTGGAAGAAATGGAAAAAGCCATAAAAGAGCCAAAAGAACTTCTTTTTCTTTCAGGCGGAGAGTATCCAGTAAAGGTGGAAGAAGTAAAAATAGTCCAATGTGAAGAAAAGGAAATACCCGAAGAGGACGCTATAAAGTTAAAGCACAATGCTTACGTGCCAAAGAAGATATTGGAAAAGGCCAGTGTTGATAAAAAAGGCGTGCTTTTTAGCCTTTCTTACTTTTACAAAAACTCCCAAAAGCCAAAAACATACTCTTGGATTGATGTTTATTACTTCCAAAAGGGAACCCAAATCTACGGCTCGTTGATTTTTGATGAAGATGGCTATCCTGTTTTTTTAACTGAATCAGTAGGGGAAGAGCTAAAAAGACCCGAAGGAGAAGAATACGTAAAATTCTACGCAGGAAATTGGCTTATGGCAAGTGCTTGCGTTGGAGTTTTGAAGGTTTTGGAAGTGCAAGGACAAAATGTAGAAAATTTAGTGGAAGAAAAAACTTTAAGGATCCCAAAGGATTTGTGGAAGAAGCTACCGGAAATTTACGCAGACTATCTTTTGAAGGATAAAGAGGTAATTAATAAAAAGCTTAAAGAGGCTTATGAGGAATATAAAAATAAAAAGCAAAAGCAAAATAACAAAAATATGTTTGACCCTTATAAAATTCTTATATCTCCAAAACTTAGAGATTTTCACAGCAACAGTCCATTTACTAATCCATCGGTAAAGCATATATCTATAAAGGATGAGGATATAGAAGGGTTCATAAAAGATATAAACCAAGTTTCAGAAAAAGTCAAAGAAGCCTTCTTGAAAGACTGTGAAAAACTCAAGAAAAAAACTATAGAAACCTCCCAAACTTGCTTTTTCTGTCACGAAAGACAAGCAAAAAACTTTGTAGATGCCACGAGCTTTACTCCATTATTTGCTAGCCCAGACACTGTTAGAAATTTCATATGGGACCCTATACCAATCTGTAAAGAATGTGAATTTTTGCTTTATTTTACGAGCGTTGGATTTTATAAGTCAAATGGAAAGTATCTTTTTGTTTATATTCCCGATGATCTTTTGGAAACCTACAGACTGAACCAGATTTTAAGCACGCAAGAGGAAATAGAGCAAGAAAAGCTTGGAAGAGCGTGGAGCGTAATAAAGCATGTCTTAGAATTAGAAAAACAAAAGAGTAGTTGGATTTTAGAAAACATCTATTTTGTGGAAATTGAAAAGGTAGGAGACGCTACCGCAAACATATACTCCTTTCACATAAGCCCAAATTTAGCAGAAGCCATCAGTCAGTTGATTGACAAATATCCTAAAAACCTCCAGCACATATTTTCTGACTTTCTTTTTTACATCTATACAGGGAAGTCTCTTTATGAGTTCTTATTCCTTCTGCTGTCAGGATTTATCAAAAAGAAAAGTTATAAAAATTTAAAGGTTGAAACCATTGAAAGTAGAATAGTGCAAGCGGGCAAGAATTTGAAGTATTTAAGTAGCAATTTGCTTTTCTTTATAAACTTTCAGGAGGTGCTAAACATGAACGAACAAAAAGACTATACTAATTGGGCTTTTCGGGCAGGGAAAGAGCTAAAAGCACTTTACAAAAAGGACCCAAGCACACAGAAAAAGCTTGAACCACTTACCTACAGACTCCTTGAAGCAATAAGAAGAAAAGACAAAGACTACTTTATCCAAAACCTAATAAGGGCATACCTTGAGGTGGAAAAGGAAATTCCCTATCTCTTTAAGGAAGCCCTAAATGACAAAAACTTCAATATGATAGCCTATGCCTTTTTGATAGGGCTAAACTCAGAAGAAGAGAGAGGAAAAGAAGATGAAACTAACAAGGGAGAAACTTCAGAGTCTGCTTAA
- a CDS encoding CRISPR-associated helicase/endonuclease Cas3 has product MKLTREKLQSLLKERWAKDDGTTIREHTDKLLENLEKLKEYYKEEIEELIPKELPCELRDRFWDILELACEYHDYGKIHCMFQKKVENKNIELIKGLPEVKHNLLSPAFVNVKDELTKKIVRLLVLHHHPVERVSTEGVERVLKEEFGFEKSPISFLLKKGEMDYLRDDIARKFGLPEKELIKYYRLLKGLLLRIDHASSSKQAQEVEEKPPDDTLSFVDEFFKGMNINLNEMQVFIKENRDKNLVVIAPTGSGKTEAGFIYLQRKGFFMLPYRVSANSIYTRAEKIFGNCAGLLHSSALNYVLERDEQNEDIKNNKEDAVFLNYFLSRNFAKPIIVCTPDQLMHFVFRYKGFEKYYATALYSRLVIDELQSYDPITLAFIVKALEVLAQNGGKFLVMTATFPEFLKERFEGMGVEFKEFSLQQKPYHNVKIIQGTIDSGIEEIVKLSQEAKVLVVVNTVRKAIELKGKIPNAKLLHSRFILRDRKKKENEIKEFFDGWENGVWITTQLAEVSLDLDADYLFTELSTADSLIQRMGRCNRRGQKPTKEPNVFVFTNNCSGIGSVYYKDLHEKTLHNLKDGAWDWKFKWELMEKVYSENALRNTKYLENFNKAYRYITNLWEGTDSLTISKSQAKELFRDIDAVQVIPKEFEEEVKGLLQKWEEAKGNLAERVKLLSQILEYSFSLPVWSLKELEKQRIHDRLNIYYVEGNYSKDTGFELISSADTE; this is encoded by the coding sequence ATGAAACTAACAAGGGAGAAACTTCAGAGTCTGCTTAAAGAACGTTGGGCAAAGGATGACGGAACAACAATAAGGGAGCATACAGACAAACTTTTGGAAAACTTAGAAAAACTCAAAGAATATTACAAAGAAGAAATAGAGGAGCTAATACCAAAAGAGCTTCCATGTGAGCTAAGGGATAGATTTTGGGATATCTTAGAGCTTGCCTGCGAGTATCACGATTATGGCAAGATTCACTGTATGTTTCAGAAAAAAGTTGAAAACAAAAACATAGAGCTGATAAAAGGGCTTCCGGAGGTAAAGCACAATCTTCTTTCGCCCGCCTTTGTGAATGTAAAAGACGAACTGACCAAAAAAATTGTCAGACTTTTGGTTTTACATCACCATCCTGTGGAAAGAGTATCAACAGAAGGTGTGGAAAGGGTTTTAAAGGAAGAGTTTGGCTTTGAGAAAAGTCCCATAAGCTTTTTGCTAAAAAAGGGGGAAATGGATTACTTAAGGGACGATATTGCAAGGAAGTTTGGACTTCCTGAAAAAGAATTAATTAAATACTACCGCCTTTTGAAGGGCTTGCTTCTTCGTATAGACCACGCAAGCAGTTCAAAGCAAGCACAAGAAGTTGAAGAAAAGCCCCCGGACGACACACTAAGTTTTGTAGATGAGTTTTTCAAAGGAATGAACATCAATCTCAACGAAATGCAAGTATTTATAAAAGAGAACAGGGATAAAAACCTTGTGGTTATAGCTCCTACCGGATCGGGCAAAACGGAAGCAGGCTTTATATATCTTCAGAGGAAAGGCTTTTTTATGTTGCCATACAGAGTTTCCGCCAATAGCATTTACACAAGGGCAGAGAAAATTTTTGGAAATTGTGCAGGACTTTTGCACTCAAGTGCATTAAACTACGTGCTTGAAAGAGATGAACAAAACGAAGACATTAAAAACAACAAAGAAGATGCTGTCTTTTTGAACTACTTCCTTTCCCGCAACTTTGCTAAACCTATAATCGTCTGCACCCCCGACCAGCTTATGCACTTTGTCTTTAGATACAAGGGCTTTGAAAAGTATTATGCAACCGCTCTCTATTCAAGGCTTGTTATTGATGAGTTGCAATCTTATGATCCTATCACCTTAGCCTTTATAGTAAAAGCTTTGGAAGTGTTAGCTCAAAACGGCGGAAAGTTTTTAGTTATGACCGCCACTTTCCCTGAGTTCTTGAAAGAAAGGTTTGAAGGTATGGGGGTAGAGTTTAAAGAGTTTAGCTTACAGCAAAAGCCTTATCACAATGTTAAGATCATACAGGGCACCATAGACAGTGGTATAGAAGAGATAGTAAAGCTTTCCCAAGAAGCCAAAGTGCTTGTGGTAGTAAATACTGTCAGAAAGGCAATTGAGCTAAAAGGGAAAATCCCTAACGCTAAGCTTTTGCACAGCAGGTTTATACTAAGGGACAGAAAGAAAAAAGAAAATGAGATAAAAGAGTTCTTTGATGGTTGGGAAAATGGCGTATGGATTACCACTCAGCTTGCGGAAGTGTCTTTGGACCTTGATGCGGACTACCTTTTTACAGAGCTTTCCACTGCAGACAGTTTGATTCAACGCATGGGAAGATGCAACAGAAGAGGACAAAAACCAACGAAAGAACCAAACGTATTTGTATTCACAAATAATTGTTCGGGGATAGGTTCGGTGTATTACAAAGATTTGCACGAAAAAACTCTGCACAATTTAAAAGATGGAGCTTGGGATTGGAAATTTAAGTGGGAGCTTATGGAAAAGGTCTATTCGGAAAACGCTTTGAGAAATACTAAGTATTTGGAGAACTTTAATAAAGCTTACCGCTATATAACAAACCTCTGGGAAGGAACGGATAGCCTTACAATAAGCAAGTCCCAAGCGAAGGAGCTTTTCAGAGACATAGATGCAGTGCAAGTAATTCCCAAAGAGTTTGAGGAAGAAGTAAAAGGGCTATTGCAAAAGTGGGAAGAGGCAAAAGGAAACTTAGCAGAAAGAGTAAAACTACTAAGCCAAATCCTTGAATATAGCTTTTCTCTTCCTGTGTGGTCTTTGAAAGAGTTGGAAAAGCAGAGAATTCACGATAGGCTAAATATCTACTACGTGGAAGGAAACTATAGCAAAGACACAGGCTTTGAGCTAATAAGCTCTGCAGATACAGAGTGA
- the cas6 gene encoding CRISPR-associated endoribonuclease Cas6 produces the protein MRFRVRLVRATEDSLPISLDYRRRFISLLKKIFGEEFEEERPKPYTFAVYLGKSAKIEGEHIKDVEAINFRFSTGDSETAISFYNGTLRLIKENYLHDMNPKIGSVYFRIVDVDVEKENEPTGFFKTLSPVVVERAVNSKNPKEKYATPKDRDFMWWLLENTQRRYRSIVGKDLELKTFEFEPISIKEEFIKHYGGYIRSFLGRFRLYTESKELLKFVYQYGLGVRTGQGFGYLECMV, from the coding sequence ATGCGGTTTAGGGTGAGGCTTGTTAGGGCTACGGAAGATAGTTTGCCTATAAGTTTAGATTACAGGAGAAGGTTTATATCCCTTTTGAAGAAAATCTTTGGAGAAGAGTTTGAGGAGGAAAGGCCAAAGCCTTACACCTTTGCGGTGTATTTAGGAAAAAGTGCAAAGATTGAAGGGGAGCATATAAAAGATGTGGAGGCTATAAACTTTAGATTTTCCACAGGAGATTCTGAAACTGCCATATCCTTTTACAACGGAACGCTGAGGCTTATTAAAGAGAACTACCTTCACGATATGAACCCAAAGATTGGAAGTGTGTATTTTAGGATTGTGGATGTGGATGTTGAAAAAGAAAATGAACCTACGGGCTTTTTTAAGACGCTGTCTCCTGTAGTGGTGGAAAGGGCGGTAAATTCTAAAAATCCCAAAGAAAAGTATGCTACACCAAAGGACAGAGATTTTATGTGGTGGCTTTTGGAAAACACTCAAAGGCGCTATAGGTCCATAGTTGGAAAAGATTTAGAATTAAAAACCTTTGAGTTTGAGCCAATAAGCATAAAGGAAGAGTTTATAAAACACTACGGAGGATATATCAGAAGCTTTTTGGGAAGGTTCAGACTTTACACAGAAAGCAAGGAGCTTTTAAAGTTTGTTTATCAGTATGGCTTGGGTGTCAGAACAGGACAGGGCTTTGGCTATTTGGAATGTATGGTATAA
- a CDS encoding chromosome segregation protein SMC, with protein MRRKRKKAVRTTILLPPEVHQALRIEAIKKKVSMGELIVQKLKELEEYREKYGGVVKAEEHLP; from the coding sequence ATGAGACGCAAGAGGAAGAAAGCGGTAAGAACAACAATTTTATTACCACCCGAAGTTCATCAAGCTTTACGCATAGAAGCCATAAAAAAGAAAGTATCTATGGGAGAGCTAATAGTTCAAAAGCTAAAGGAGTTGGAAGAATACAGAGAAAAATATGGTGGAGTTGTAAAGGCAGAGGAGCACCTCCCTTAG
- the cas6 gene encoding CRISPR system precrRNA processing endoribonuclease RAMP protein Cas6 — MPVLVELSFRLKKTPEVLYPTDVHGLFFSLFEESIAQRLHKEAKKPFSIKGFSVKDSTLRLELALLEDGLYPALIHSYYFPKEGLHIRGIPLSPTKDKGLKEKKALSYQELLETLPHKRLQMEFVSPTAFNRFKFDYPFPEPHLIFSNLLSRWNTFSEFPLELAETEVLKGLMVYEFEGSTQEFIIDQRLKRIGFVGRVGFLIKDQELAKKLSVLALFSNFAGVGIKTTMGMGVVKTSLKGAIQRSDLVG, encoded by the coding sequence ATGCCTGTTTTGGTTGAACTTAGCTTTAGGTTAAAGAAAACCCCAGAGGTCTTATATCCTACGGATGTTCATGGACTGTTTTTTAGCCTTTTTGAGGAAAGCATAGCACAAAGACTGCACAAAGAAGCCAAAAAGCCCTTCAGCATAAAAGGTTTTTCCGTGAAAGATTCCACTCTTAGGCTTGAGCTTGCCCTTTTGGAGGACGGTCTTTATCCTGCTCTCATTCACAGCTACTACTTTCCCAAAGAGGGCTTACACATAAGGGGTATTCCCCTTAGTCCCACAAAGGATAAAGGCTTAAAAGAAAAGAAAGCTCTTAGCTATCAGGAGCTTTTGGAAACATTGCCCCACAAAAGGCTCCAAATGGAATTTGTTAGTCCCACTGCCTTTAACAGGTTTAAGTTTGACTATCCATTCCCCGAGCCTCACCTTATTTTTTCTAACCTTTTGAGTCGGTGGAACACCTTTTCGGAGTTTCCTTTGGAGCTTGCAGAGACAGAGGTTCTAAAGGGTTTGATGGTTTATGAGTTTGAAGGCTCTACCCAAGAGTTTATCATAGACCAAAGGCTAAAAAGGATAGGCTTTGTGGGAAGGGTGGGATTTCTTATAAAGGATCAAGAATTAGCCAAAAAGCTGTCTGTTCTTGCCCTATTTTCTAACTTTGCGGGCGTGGGCATAAAAACCACCATGGGAATGGGAGTAGTCAAAACCTCTCTAAAAGGAGCCATCCAAAGGTCAGACCTCGTTGGTTGA
- the csm5 gene encoding type III-A CRISPR-associated RAMP protein Csm5, whose translation MKVRVKTLSPIHIGNGERISSLEFLVDGGRLKVFRFDRILSAIERIPNPQLRTNAYLWFKNQGDLRLSTFLKNFNLNLEPDYELEINGNLISSQVEEFIKTLEGPYVPGSELKGSIRHLIACAWFMEKPYVVINKVKKLLNARQVINQEKLSKAKKELERMINKAEKELERMVFYSQERKDAQFDIMKALFIPDSQPLPYEYLRVEVPTLLGSNKPLYPCEAIKENVELEVEIKINKNAYEGLKRVESLPEVGRYFSDEDTFWNFLRECSQKFYSKLLDEEIKFFKNRRPDTAKHLESLKGYLNGNGVLLRIGKHEGILSTTLLLILKEKDNRLFDWFFRETQHTSRQETNKTRRINQRGLTFGWLLLERF comes from the coding sequence ATGAAGGTGCGAGTTAAAACCCTTTCCCCCATTCACATAGGAAACGGAGAGAGGATCTCAAGTCTTGAGTTTTTGGTAGATGGAGGAAGGCTAAAGGTCTTTAGGTTTGACCGTATTCTTTCAGCCATTGAAAGGATACCCAACCCACAGCTGAGGACAAACGCCTATCTTTGGTTCAAAAACCAAGGGGATCTTAGACTTTCCACCTTTTTGAAAAATTTCAATCTTAATTTGGAGCCTGACTACGAGCTTGAGATCAACGGAAACCTTATTAGCTCCCAGGTGGAGGAGTTTATAAAAACTTTGGAAGGTCCTTATGTCCCTGGTAGCGAGCTAAAGGGTTCCATAAGACATTTAATAGCTTGCGCTTGGTTTATGGAAAAGCCTTATGTTGTTATCAATAAAGTAAAAAAGCTTTTAAACGCAAGACAGGTAATAAACCAAGAAAAACTAAGTAAAGCAAAAAAGGAATTAGAAAGAATGATAAATAAAGCAGAAAAGGAGTTAGAAAGAATGGTTTTTTACTCACAAGAAAGAAAGGATGCACAGTTTGACATAATGAAGGCCCTCTTCATCCCAGATAGCCAACCTTTGCCTTATGAGTATCTTAGGGTAGAAGTTCCCACACTGTTAGGTTCCAACAAGCCCCTATACCCATGCGAAGCAATAAAAGAGAACGTAGAGCTTGAAGTGGAGATAAAAATAAACAAAAATGCTTATGAAGGACTAAAAAGAGTAGAAAGCCTTCCTGAAGTTGGAAGATACTTTTCTGATGAGGACACTTTTTGGAACTTTTTGAGGGAATGCTCACAAAAATTCTATTCAAAACTTTTGGACGAGGAAATTAAGTTTTTTAAAAATCGCCGACCAGATACTGCAAAGCACTTAGAGAGTCTAAAAGGATATCTTAATGGCAATGGAGTTTTGCTAAGAATAGGAAAGCACGAGGGAATTTTGAGCACAACTCTTTTGCTAATTCTGAAAGAAAAGGATAATAGGCTTTTTGACTGGTTTTTTAGAGAAACTCAACACACTTCAAGGCAAGAAACCAACAAAACCAGAAGGATCAACCAACGAGGTCTGACCTTTGGATGGCTCCTTTTAGAGAGGTTTTGA
- the csm4 gene encoding type III-A CRISPR-associated RAMP protein Csm4, with the protein MLKAFVFRPLSAFRSVPTTNTIFGAICWGIRWLESEEKLSKTLNRFKEGDPPFIISAPLPWKNGLWIFPRPIHFIPIIPKNAEEYKQYKKFKGLKWVSWEVFKKVLESEPTEMFEGLRQEIKQEVIPHAFINRLTMTTTGGELYNEPTYWLPSFGVLVRFFDESFEPLVKACLEFSQLGGNKTTGMGRYRLEETEPPEGIEKFISNKTSRAFLISECFYDKDFELKESYYDLKVQRSAVENGLTRRVWKNTVCYLTPGSQVKVKNQKDWYGSLKEVLKEGILSVYQYGLGFPLFARW; encoded by the coding sequence ATGCTTAAGGCTTTTGTCTTTAGACCTCTTAGTGCCTTTAGGAGCGTGCCCACCACCAATACCATTTTTGGTGCCATATGTTGGGGCATCCGTTGGCTTGAGTCAGAAGAAAAACTTTCGAAAACTTTAAATAGGTTTAAGGAAGGAGATCCACCTTTTATAATTTCCGCACCTTTGCCTTGGAAAAATGGGCTGTGGATCTTTCCAAGACCCATTCATTTTATACCCATCATTCCAAAAAATGCAGAGGAATACAAGCAATACAAAAAGTTCAAAGGGTTAAAATGGGTAAGTTGGGAAGTGTTTAAAAAGGTTTTGGAAAGCGAACCCACGGAGATGTTTGAAGGATTAAGGCAAGAAATAAAGCAGGAAGTTATACCTCATGCCTTTATAAACCGTCTTACCATGACCACCACAGGAGGAGAGCTTTACAACGAGCCCACCTATTGGCTACCTTCCTTTGGTGTGCTTGTAAGGTTTTTTGACGAAAGCTTTGAGCCCTTAGTTAAAGCTTGCCTTGAGTTTTCCCAACTTGGAGGAAACAAAACTACAGGGATGGGAAGGTATAGACTTGAGGAGACAGAGCCACCAGAGGGAATAGAGAAGTTTATTTCTAACAAAACCTCAAGGGCTTTTTTGATTTCTGAGTGCTTTTATGACAAAGACTTTGAGCTAAAGGAGAGTTACTACGATCTAAAGGTTCAAAGATCAGCGGTGGAAAACGGTTTAACAAGAAGGGTTTGGAAAAATACTGTCTGCTACCTTACACCCGGCTCGCAGGTTAAAGTAAAAAATCAAAAAGATTGGTATGGGAGTCTAAAAGAAGTGCTAAAGGAAGGTATCCTTTCCGTTTATCAATACGGCTTAGGTTTTCCACTCTTTGCGAGGTGGTAA